Proteins found in one Leishmania donovani BPK282A1 complete genome, chromosome 13 genomic segment:
- a CDS encoding mitochondrial processing peptidase alpha subunit, putative produces MFRRVVAPAPVAATAACAGQARSIYEYKFGQTPLTQPFGGTSRLPPGPSSKPAPVAAGKVEITKLHNGARVITHNLGGPSVSVGAYILAGPAYDPPSAPGTGAMMHLALTTSNYNNSLFQLDRNIRSVGAAQSHFEKHKHYIGIRIDARADKWKSAAPTSSLSQRRQLQNQKQAEQQFSLNLVQDNIFTCIAAPRFHEPDVERFRDTIDNQVEELRWQCPAEYAKQMLETVAFYREPLGNPRFVPAMSNGIISSSVLLEQYSRYVVPSRVVVSGVNVDHAALIAEYENTPFPHSASAPHHARAQPCAVNWKDEAAQYTGGERHDHEDRPKVMGTKPDMDPESIIAVGWLAYGKDRKMTKDHAASMVVGALMDIGFSGRMRCGAPDEMHEHTGLRAFYSPYQTAGLIGFTAKAEPQAAVRMVTDAVRMVQANKASVADSMLSVAKKMARTQFMVQNVDTIRDYCDYLGTCLAVDSDSTLATSVEEVVDAINSVNAVDVKRVYETMFSNKTSLYGHGEMLGFPSMRQMGL; encoded by the coding sequence ATGTTCCGCCGTGTAGTCgctccggcgccggtggcggccaccgcagcctGCGCTGGGCAGGCTCGCAGCATCTACGAGTACAAGTTCGGTCAGACCCCCCTCACCCAACCGTTTGGCGGAACCTCTCGCCTGCCGCCTGGCCCCTCGTCGAAGCCTGCCCCGGTTGCTGCCGGGAAGGTGGAGATCACGAAGCTGCACAACGGCGCGCGCGTCATCACGCACAACCTCGGTGGACCGTCGGTGTCCGTTGGTGCCTACATACTCGCCGGCCCCGCCTACGACCCACCGAGCGCGCCGGGCACGGGAGCCATGATGCACCTTGCCCTGACGACGAGCAACTACAATAATTCGCTGTTCCAGCTTGACCGCAACATTCGCagtgtcggcgccgcccagTCGCACTTCGAGAAGCACAAGCACTACATCGGCATTCGCATCGACGCCCGCGCCGACAAGTGGaagagcgccgcgccgacgtCATCGCTttcacagcggcggcagctgcagaaccAGAAGCAAGCGGAGCAGCAGTTCTCGTTGAATCTGGTGCAGGACAACATCTTTACCTGCATCGCCGCGCCCCGCTTCCACGAGCCGGATGTGGAGCGCTTCCGTGACACCATTGACAACCAGGTCGAGGAGCTCCGCTGGCAATGCCCAGCCGAGTACGCGAAGCAGATGCTGGAGACGGTCGCCTTCTACCGTGAGCCGCTCGGCAACCCTCGCTTCGTGCCGGCGATGAGCAACGGCATCATTTCGAGCAGCGTACTGCTGGAGCAGTACAGCCGCTACGTCGTGCCGtcgcgcgtcgtcgtctccggCGTCAACGTCGATCACGCCGCGCTGATTGCCGAGTACGAGAACACCCCGTTCCCACACTCCGCCTCCGCACCGCACCACGCCCGCGCGCAGCCGTGCGCGGTGAACTGGAAGGATGAGGCCGCTCAGTACACCGGGGGCGAGCGCCACGACCACGAGGACCGCCCCAAGGTAATGGGAACGAAGCCGGACATGGACCCGGAGtccatcatcgccgtcggctgGCTCGCGTACGGCAAAGACAGGAAGATGACGAAGGACCACGCCGCCTCGATGGTCGTGGGGGCGCTGATGGACATCGGGTTCAGCGGccgcatgcgctgcggcgccccGGATGAAATGCACGAGCACACGGGCCTGCGCGCCTTCTACAGCCCCTACCAAACGGCTGGCCTGATCGGCTTCACGGCGAAGGCAGAGCcgcaggcagcggtgcgcatgGTGACGGACGCTGTGAGGATGGTGCAAGCAAACAAGGCCTCTGTCGCGGACTCGATGCTGTCCGTGGCGAAAAAAATGGCGAGAACGCAGTTCATGGTGCAGAATGTCGACACCATTCGCGACTACTGCGACTACCTTGGCACCTGCCTCGCCGTGGATAGCGATTCGACCCTAGCCACATCGGTCGAAGAGGTTGTCGACGCCATCAACTCTGTCAACGCGGTGGATGTGAAGCGGGTGTACGAGACGATGTTCTCGAACAAGACCAGCCTGTACGGCCACGGCGAGATGCTCGGCTTCCCTTCCATGCGCCAGATGGGTCTGTAG